Proteins from a single region of Rhodovibrio salinarum DSM 9154:
- a CDS encoding cytochrome b, with protein MQFRNSKARYGVIAQTLHWVITLGFVAQYAIAWYAEGVQAMQLQFTLYNLHKSIGVTILALAVVRIVWRLMNPVPPMPSGSQRWEELASRASHVLLYALLFAQPITGLAFSMASSFPTVIWGYTLPDAGNSEALKDAFNAVHVYLGWATLGLVGLHVVAALRHHFVLKDNVLRRMLPFVANKNTTGIRRPVG; from the coding sequence ATGCAGTTCCGCAACAGCAAAGCGCGCTACGGCGTGATCGCCCAGACACTGCACTGGGTGATCACGCTCGGCTTCGTCGCCCAGTACGCGATCGCCTGGTACGCCGAGGGCGTTCAGGCCATGCAGCTTCAGTTCACCCTGTACAACCTGCACAAGTCGATCGGCGTGACCATCCTGGCACTCGCGGTTGTGCGCATCGTCTGGCGCCTGATGAACCCGGTGCCGCCGATGCCCTCCGGCAGCCAACGGTGGGAGGAGCTGGCCTCGCGCGCCAGCCACGTGCTGCTGTACGCGCTTTTGTTCGCACAGCCGATCACCGGGCTGGCGTTCTCCATGGCGTCCAGCTTCCCGACGGTGATCTGGGGCTACACGCTCCCCGACGCCGGCAATTCTGAGGCCCTGAAGGACGCCTTCAACGCCGTCCACGTCTACCTCGGCTGGGCGACGCTGGGGCTGGTCGGCCTGCACGTCGTTGCCGCGCTGCGCCACCATTTCGTGCTCAAGGACAACGTGCTGCGCCGGATGCTGCCGTTCGTCGCGAACAAGAACACCACCGGCATCCGTCGCCCAGTCGGGTAA
- a CDS encoding YceI family protein: MANRLTGIACATLTALTASVALAQQAPEWTVDPEQSRVGFIAQQSGNDVPGEFERFETTIHFDRDNLTASSVDVKIDIQSVTTGSMDRDQTIKSPNLFNAEQYPNARFQADRFRHAGGDTYIAEGELTMRGQTHPVELPFELDVTQDGDTLTATADGEVTVKRLRWGIGQGQWQDTSMVPNPVVIEIDIHATRPAGAE, encoded by the coding sequence ATGGCCAACCGCCTGACCGGGATCGCCTGCGCCACCCTAACGGCGCTCACAGCAAGCGTCGCGCTGGCGCAACAAGCACCGGAATGGACCGTCGACCCCGAGCAGAGCCGGGTCGGATTCATCGCCCAGCAATCGGGTAACGACGTGCCGGGCGAATTCGAGCGGTTCGAGACCACGATCCATTTCGACCGCGACAACCTCACGGCCAGCTCGGTCGACGTAAAAATCGATATCCAGAGCGTGACGACAGGCTCGATGGACCGCGACCAGACGATCAAGTCACCCAACCTGTTCAACGCCGAGCAATATCCGAACGCGCGCTTCCAGGCGGATAGGTTCCGGCATGCTGGCGGCGACACCTACATCGCCGAAGGCGAACTCACGATGCGCGGTCAGACACACCCGGTCGAGTTGCCGTTCGAGCTGGACGTGACCCAGGACGGCGACACACTCACGGCCACCGCCGATGGCGAGGTGACGGTCAAGCGCCTGCGCTGGGGGATCGGCCAGGGGCAGTGGCAGGATACCTCGATGGTCCCGAACCCGGTCGTGATCGAGATCGATATCCACGCCACCCGCCCGGCCGGAGCGGAGTAA